The following proteins are encoded in a genomic region of Nicoliella spurrieriana:
- a CDS encoding lysophospholipid acyltransferase family protein — protein MYSFLRFIFKVITQLINGRVNVKNKNKLPDGNYILVGPHRAWFDMLFFALAASPKKFTFLAKKELFNNFILRYILNKVNAIPVDRQKPGPSVIKKPVKLLRTTDLSIIIFPSGSRHSDELKAGAALISKLAGVPLVPVVYQGPLSFKQLFTRKPVSVAFGDPIQFDRKSKINDEEQAKLEAQMQASFDQLDHEIDPNFKYVDVSKK, from the coding sequence ATGTATTCATTTTTAAGATTCATATTTAAAGTAATCACACAATTAATCAACGGGCGGGTTAATGTTAAGAATAAAAACAAGCTGCCCGATGGTAACTACATTCTAGTTGGTCCCCACCGGGCTTGGTTTGATATGCTATTTTTTGCCCTTGCTGCCAGCCCTAAGAAGTTTACCTTTTTAGCAAAAAAGGAATTATTTAATAATTTTATTTTAAGATATATTTTAAACAAAGTAAACGCAATCCCAGTTGATAGGCAAAAGCCGGGCCCATCAGTAATTAAAAAACCAGTAAAATTATTACGTACAACTGATTTATCAATTATTATTTTCCCATCTGGTAGTCGTCATTCAGATGAATTAAAAGCTGGTGCCGCACTAATTTCTAAGTTAGCGGGAGTACCATTAGTTCCAGTGGTATATCAGGGGCCCCTTTCATTTAAACAACTGTTTACTAGGAAACCAGTTTCGGTGGCGTTTGGTGACCCAATTCAATTTGATCGCAAATCAAAAATTAATGATGAGGAGCAAGCAAAGTTAGAGGCACAAATGCAAGCTAGTTTTGATCAATTAGACCATGAGATTGATCCTAATTTTAAATACGTAGATGTTTCTAAAAAATAA
- a CDS encoding tRNA1(Val) (adenine(37)-N6)-methyltransferase: MKVELNESERIDQLYSQKIKVIQNPNVFSFSLDAILLANFAAIPKSVNTRVVDLCAGNGAVGLFAAHKTNGQFSEVEIQPKLADMAQRSVDLNDLSDRFTVYNTDIKDVYNYINHDSTDVVICNPPYFANSENSHKNSNQYLAIARHEIKTNLNMVLSITSGLLKTNGRCYFVYRPDRLLELLDKMSLNRLVPKEIQFIYPRIDRDANMILVSGIKDGRPGGLKVKAPITVYQGHGNQYTEQISRVLYGK; the protein is encoded by the coding sequence ATGAAAGTTGAACTTAATGAATCAGAAAGAATTGACCAACTTTATAGTCAAAAAATAAAGGTAATTCAAAATCCCAATGTGTTTTCGTTTTCATTAGATGCAATTCTTTTGGCCAACTTTGCAGCTATTCCTAAGTCAGTAAATACTCGTGTGGTTGATTTATGCGCTGGAAATGGTGCGGTTGGTTTATTTGCAGCGCACAAAACTAATGGACAGTTTAGTGAAGTTGAAATCCAACCTAAGTTGGCTGATATGGCCCAAAGAAGCGTCGATTTAAATGACTTAAGTGATCGGTTTACCGTTTATAATACAGACATTAAAGATGTTTATAATTATATTAATCATGATTCAACGGATGTGGTGATTTGTAATCCACCGTACTTTGCAAATTCAGAAAATAGTCATAAAAACTCAAATCAGTATTTAGCAATTGCCAGGCATGAAATAAAAACTAATTTGAATATGGTATTGTCAATTACTAGTGGACTGCTTAAAACCAATGGTCGTTGTTATTTTGTTTATCGTCCGGATCGACTTTTGGAATTACTAGATAAAATGAGCTTAAATCGTTTGGTACCAAAGGAAATTCAATTCATTTATCCACGGATTGATCGTGACGCAAATATGATTTTGGTTTCAGGAATTAAGGATGGTCGACCTGGGGGACTTAAAGTTAAGGCTCCAATTACGGTTTATCAAGGTCATGGGAATCAATATACTGAGCAAATTAGTCGGGTGTTATATGGAAAATAA
- a CDS encoding GIY-YIG nuclease family protein, protein MENNAEKFYMYVLRCGDGSFYGGYTNNLAHRIAQHQNGTGAKYTRSHEPVELIYYESFLTKKAALQAEYAFKHQSRAAKEQYLKKHNVKLN, encoded by the coding sequence ATGGAAAATAATGCAGAGAAGTTCTATATGTACGTATTAAGATGTGGGGATGGCTCGTTTTACGGTGGCTATACAAATAACTTAGCCCATCGAATTGCTCAGCATCAAAATGGGACTGGAGCTAAGTATACCCGTTCGCATGAACCAGTGGAATTAATTTATTATGAGTCATTTTTAACAAAGAAAGCAGCACTGCAGGCTGAATATGCCTTTAAACACCAAAGTCGCGCTGCTAAGGAGCAATACTTAAAAAAACACAACGTTAAATTGAATTGA
- a CDS encoding D-2-hydroxyacid dehydrogenase, producing MKIIVYGVRDDEKPFLKEWEAQNESVDVQIESVLLDADSVKLANGFDGVVAFQQKPYTAEILDQLGTFGTKVLSLRNVGVDNVDFTAANRNHIKVTNVPAYSPQAIAEFTVTQLMQLLRNTKVFNHKIVNGDLRWAPNIATELNQLTVGVFATGRIGRAAIQIYRGFGAKVIAYDIFKNPELDKEGIYVDTPEELYRQSDVISLHAPAVKENEHMLNDNTFAQMKDGVIILNPARGTLVDTDALIRALDSGKVGGAALDVYEDEVGVFNTDFGSFDKIPDARIKNLLERDNVLVTPHIAFYTKTAVKSMVNTSMDASRDVISTGESDKIVKN from the coding sequence ATGAAAATTATTGTTTATGGTGTTCGTGATGATGAAAAACCATTTTTAAAGGAATGGGAAGCTCAAAATGAATCCGTTGATGTCCAAATTGAAAGTGTGCTTTTGGATGCAGATTCAGTAAAGCTAGCGAATGGTTTTGATGGGGTCGTTGCGTTCCAACAAAAGCCCTATACTGCAGAGATATTAGATCAATTAGGGACTTTTGGGACTAAGGTATTATCATTACGAAACGTTGGGGTCGATAATGTCGACTTTACTGCTGCTAATCGTAATCATATTAAAGTGACTAACGTTCCTGCATACTCACCACAAGCAATTGCGGAATTTACGGTTACTCAGTTAATGCAACTATTGCGTAATACTAAGGTGTTCAACCATAAAATTGTCAACGGTGATTTAAGATGGGCACCAAATATTGCAACTGAATTAAATCAATTGACGGTTGGGGTGTTTGCTACTGGCCGAATCGGTCGTGCTGCAATTCAAATTTATCGTGGATTTGGGGCTAAAGTAATTGCATACGATATCTTTAAAAATCCTGAATTGGATAAAGAGGGCATTTATGTTGATACCCCTGAGGAACTTTATCGTCAATCAGATGTTATTTCCCTTCATGCCCCAGCCGTAAAGGAAAATGAACACATGTTAAATGACAATACATTTGCTCAAATGAAGGACGGTGTGATCATTTTAAACCCAGCTCGGGGCACCTTAGTGGATACCGATGCGTTAATTCGTGCATTGGACAGTGGTAAAGTCGGTGGAGCTGCACTTGACGTTTATGAAGATGAAGTTGGCGTTTTCAATACTGACTTTGGCAGTTTTGATAAGATTCCAGATGCTCGAATCAAAAATCTTTTGGAACGCGATAACGTATTAGTTACTCCACATATCGCCTTTTATACTAAAACGGCTGTTAAAAGCATGGTAAATACTTCAATGGACGCCAGTCGAGATGTCATTAGTACCGGAGAATCAGATAAAATCGTTAAAAATTAA
- the rpsB gene encoding 30S ribosomal protein S2: MAVISMKQLLEAGVHFGHQTRRWNPKMKEYIFTERNGIYIIDLQKTVKLVDAAYNFMKDEASKGATVLFVGTKKQAQNSIEEEATRAGQFYVNHRWLGGTLTNWDTIQKRIAYLKKLKKMSTDGTFDLLPKKEVSLLNKKMAKLEYFLGGIEDMPKIPDVLFVVDPRKEAIAVHEAHILNIPIVAMVDTNSDPDAVDVVIPSNDDAIRAVRLITSKMADAVIEGNQGEEGVSENDFEKAPEADAAEDAKEDNE; encoded by the coding sequence ATGGCTGTTATTTCAATGAAACAATTATTAGAAGCTGGTGTTCATTTTGGACACCAAACTCGTCGCTGGAACCCAAAGATGAAGGAATACATCTTTACTGAAAGAAATGGAATCTACATTATCGACTTACAAAAGACGGTTAAGTTAGTAGATGCTGCTTACAATTTCATGAAGGATGAAGCATCAAAGGGTGCAACGGTTCTGTTTGTAGGAACTAAGAAGCAAGCTCAAAATTCAATCGAAGAAGAAGCTACTCGTGCTGGTCAATTCTACGTTAACCACCGTTGGTTAGGTGGAACTTTAACTAACTGGGACACTATTCAAAAGCGGATTGCATACCTTAAGAAGCTAAAGAAGATGTCTACTGATGGAACCTTTGATTTACTTCCAAAGAAGGAAGTTTCACTTCTTAACAAGAAGATGGCTAAATTAGAATACTTCTTGGGCGGAATTGAAGATATGCCTAAGATTCCTGATGTTTTATTTGTTGTTGATCCTCGTAAGGAAGCAATTGCTGTTCACGAAGCTCACATCTTAAACATTCCAATCGTTGCAATGGTTGATACTAACTCTGATCCAGATGCTGTTGACGTTGTAATTCCATCTAACGATGACGCTATTCGTGCTGTTCGTTTAATCACCTCTAAGATGGCTGATGCAGTTATCGAAGGTAACCAAGGTGAAGAAGGCGTTAGCGAAAACGATTTTGAAAAGGCTCCAGAAGCTGATGCTGCTGAAGACGCAAAAGAAGATAATGAATAA
- the tsf gene encoding translation elongation factor Ts, translating to MAAKITAAQVKQLREKTSVGMMDAKKALVASDGDEKKALDYLREKGIAKAEKKSGNVAANGLAQIAVDGNVAAIVEVNAETDFVATNDDFKKLVDLIANTIAANKPANMDEALALSTPEGSIKESIIHTTQITGEKVSLRRFQVFEKDDNGHFGAYLHNGGLIAALVLIEGSDDATAKQVAMHIAAAKPEFLDRNDVPKDRLDHEREVLKKEALNEGKPEKIVEKMVEGRLNKFLAGISLADQEFVMDTDQTVGKFVESKNAQLKGFARYEVGEGIEVEETNFADEVNSQIK from the coding sequence ATGGCTGCTAAAATTACTGCTGCTCAAGTTAAACAATTACGTGAAAAAACTAGTGTTGGAATGATGGATGCTAAGAAGGCACTTGTTGCTTCCGATGGTGACGAAAAGAAGGCTTTAGATTACCTTCGTGAAAAGGGAATTGCTAAGGCTGAAAAGAAGAGTGGTAACGTTGCTGCTAATGGATTAGCACAAATTGCTGTTGATGGTAATGTTGCTGCAATCGTTGAAGTTAACGCTGAAACTGATTTCGTTGCAACTAATGATGATTTTAAGAAGTTAGTTGATTTAATTGCTAACACGATTGCCGCTAACAAGCCTGCTAATATGGATGAAGCTTTAGCTCTTAGTACTCCAGAGGGTAGTATTAAAGAAAGTATTATCCATACTACTCAAATTACTGGTGAAAAGGTTTCACTTCGTCGTTTCCAAGTATTTGAAAAGGACGACAATGGTCATTTCGGTGCTTATCTTCACAATGGTGGTTTAATTGCTGCATTGGTTTTAATTGAAGGTAGTGATGATGCTACTGCTAAGCAAGTTGCAATGCATATTGCTGCTGCTAAGCCTGAATTCTTGGATAGAAACGACGTTCCTAAGGACCGTTTGGACCATGAACGTGAAGTGCTTAAGAAGGAAGCTTTAAACGAAGGTAAGCCAGAAAAGATCGTTGAAAAAATGGTTGAAGGTCGTTTAAACAAGTTCCTTGCTGGAATTAGTTTAGCAGATCAAGAATTTGTTATGGACACTGACCAAACTGTTGGTAAATTTGTTGAAAGTAAGAATGCTCAATTAAAGGGCTTTGCTAGATACGAAGTTGGTGAAGGAATCGAAGTTGAAGAAACTAACTTCGCTGACGAAGTAAATAGTCAAATCAAATAG
- the pyrH gene encoding UMP kinase: MADLKYKRIILKLSGEALAGEQGFGINLPVMRSMAKEIKQIYDLGIQIAIVVGGGNMWRGEAGSKMGMERAQADYIGMLATIMNGLSLQDNLEAVGVPTRVQTSIEMRQIAEPYIRRKAVRHLEKNRVVIFAGGTGNPYFSTDTTSVLRAAEIHADAILMAKNGVDGIYSDDPNVNPDAVKYDTLTYMDIINEGLSVMDTTASSLAMDNQIPLVVFNLNKPGNIKKVVLGEQIGTTVKEN, encoded by the coding sequence ATGGCAGACCTAAAATATAAGCGAATAATCTTAAAGCTTAGTGGTGAGGCCCTCGCAGGAGAACAGGGGTTTGGAATTAATTTACCAGTAATGCGGTCAATGGCTAAGGAAATCAAGCAAATTTATGATCTAGGAATTCAAATTGCAATCGTTGTCGGTGGTGGCAATATGTGGCGAGGTGAGGCTGGATCTAAAATGGGAATGGAAAGAGCTCAGGCCGATTATATCGGAATGCTTGCAACCATTATGAACGGACTCTCATTACAAGATAATTTGGAGGCCGTCGGTGTACCGACCCGGGTTCAAACATCCATTGAGATGCGTCAGATTGCTGAACCATACATTCGTAGAAAGGCTGTTCGGCACCTTGAAAAAAACCGGGTAGTTATTTTTGCTGGTGGAACTGGTAATCCTTATTTTTCAACGGATACGACTTCTGTTCTTAGGGCTGCTGAAATTCATGCCGATGCCATCTTAATGGCTAAGAATGGAGTTGATGGTATTTATTCCGATGATCCAAATGTTAATCCAGATGCCGTTAAGTATGATACACTTACTTATATGGATATCATTAATGAAGGATTAAGTGTTATGGATACCACTGCTAGTTCGTTGGCAATGGATAATCAAATTCCACTGGTTGTCTTTAATTTAAACAAACCAGGAAATATTAAAAAAGTTGTGCTAGGCGAACAAATTGGCACAACGGTAAAGGAGAATTAA
- the frr gene encoding ribosome recycling factor translates to MANSNDILNSAKDKMKKAQEALERELSSIRAGRANASILNRVKVSYYGSVVPVNQVASISVPEPRVIMVTPYDKSSLDDIEKGILEADLGLNPANDGNVIRLVIPQLTEERRQELAKQVKAVGEESKVAVRNVRREAMDAVKKGNKNDDFTDDETHNLEDKVQKITDTSISGVEKIVSDKEKEITNN, encoded by the coding sequence ATGGCTAATTCTAATGATATTTTAAATAGTGCTAAGGATAAAATGAAAAAGGCTCAAGAAGCGCTTGAACGTGAATTATCAAGCATTCGAGCTGGTCGGGCTAATGCTAGTATTTTAAACCGAGTTAAGGTTAGTTATTATGGGAGCGTCGTTCCAGTTAACCAAGTGGCTTCTATTTCAGTACCTGAACCTCGAGTGATTATGGTCACTCCATATGACAAGAGTTCTCTTGATGATATTGAAAAGGGAATTTTAGAGGCTGATTTAGGATTAAATCCAGCTAATGACGGAAACGTAATTAGATTGGTGATTCCACAGTTAACTGAGGAAAGACGTCAAGAGCTTGCCAAGCAAGTTAAGGCCGTTGGTGAAGAAAGTAAGGTTGCCGTTCGAAACGTCCGTCGTGAAGCGATGGATGCGGTTAAGAAGGGTAATAAGAATGATGACTTCACTGATGATGAAACCCATAATTTGGAAGATAAAGTCCAAAAAATTACCGATACTTCAATTAGTGGTGTGGAAAAAATTGTTAGTGATAAGGAAAAGGAAATTACTAACAATTAA
- a CDS encoding isoprenyl transferase — MFRKKEINDEQTLDLSRIPNHVAIIMDGNGRWAQKRHLPRIAGHKRGMETVKTITKAASQLGVKVLTLYAFSTENWKRPEQEVNYLMSLPGKFFSNFVPELVANNVSVNVMGELDQLPEETQKVVLKAIDDTADCDGMILNFALNYGSRREIILATKQIANEVQSGNLATDDIDSAVFSNALMTSSLGEDADPDLLIRTSGEQRISNFLLWQIAYSELYFTDELWPDFKASSLKRAILTFQHRDRRFGGIKQNK, encoded by the coding sequence ATGTTTAGAAAAAAAGAAATTAATGATGAACAAACATTGGATCTAAGTCGCATTCCTAATCACGTTGCAATTATTATGGATGGTAATGGCCGGTGGGCGCAAAAACGTCATTTACCTAGAATTGCTGGGCATAAAAGGGGAATGGAGACAGTTAAGACAATCACTAAGGCTGCAAGTCAATTAGGTGTCAAAGTCTTAACCCTATATGCATTTTCGACTGAAAATTGGAAACGACCAGAACAAGAGGTTAACTATTTAATGAGCCTACCTGGTAAGTTCTTTAGCAATTTTGTTCCTGAATTAGTTGCAAATAATGTAAGCGTTAACGTCATGGGAGAATTGGATCAATTACCGGAAGAAACCCAAAAAGTGGTTTTAAAGGCAATTGACGATACTGCTGATTGTGATGGGATGATTTTAAACTTTGCCCTAAATTATGGTTCCCGGCGTGAAATTATTCTAGCGACAAAGCAAATTGCAAATGAGGTGCAGAGTGGGAATCTAGCGACGGATGACATTGATAGTGCTGTCTTTTCGAACGCATTAATGACTAGTTCGCTTGGCGAAGATGCTGATCCAGACCTATTGATAAGAACCAGTGGTGAGCAACGAATCTCTAACTTTTTACTATGGCAGATTGCATATAGTGAGTTATATTTTACTGATGAGCTATGGCCGGACTTTAAAGCTAGTTCTTTAAAAAGGGCCATTTTAACTTTCCAACACCGCGATCGTAGATTTGGCGGAATTAAACAAAATAAATAA
- a CDS encoding phosphatidate cytidylyltransferase — MKQRVITAVVALCIFIPLLLFGNIPFGILTLVMGMVAIGEILLMKKMIIISPESIITFLGGLFLIAPPSLFQSLPGYLTPTFIIYIFVMLLLLRMVFTKNRFNFDDVGIATLAMLYVGIGFHYLIVARATGINVVLYALLIVWTTDSGAYIFGRKFGKHKLAPHISPNKTWEGSIGGSLLATVIGTLIVILFPQHFYSIVPMIIITIIASIGGQFGDLVESALKRHYGVKDSGKILPGHGGILDRFDSLLFVLPILHLFNIF; from the coding sequence ATGAAACAAAGAGTTATTACTGCAGTAGTTGCACTATGTATTTTCATCCCATTGTTATTATTTGGGAACATTCCATTTGGTATTTTAACGCTTGTAATGGGAATGGTTGCAATTGGTGAAATTTTACTCATGAAGAAAATGATTATTATTTCACCGGAATCGATCATTACTTTTTTAGGAGGCTTATTTTTGATTGCTCCTCCTAGTCTATTTCAATCGCTACCCGGTTATTTAACACCTACATTTATTATTTACATATTTGTAATGTTGTTATTACTAAGAATGGTTTTTACCAAAAATCGCTTTAATTTTGATGACGTTGGGATTGCTACATTGGCAATGTTATATGTTGGAATCGGGTTTCATTATTTAATCGTAGCTCGTGCAACTGGAATTAACGTTGTACTCTACGCACTATTGATTGTATGGACTACTGATAGTGGGGCCTACATTTTTGGACGTAAATTTGGTAAACATAAATTAGCTCCCCACATTAGTCCAAATAAAACATGGGAAGGCTCAATTGGCGGTTCCTTATTAGCAACTGTGATTGGGACTTTAATCGTGATTTTATTCCCGCAACATTTTTACTCAATCGTACCGATGATCATTATTACAATCATTGCATCAATTGGCGGTCAATTTGGTGATTTAGTAGAATCCGCATTAAAACGGCATTATGGAGTTAAAGATTCTGGAAAAATTTTGCCGGGACATGGTGGGATCTTAGATCGGTTTGATAGTTTATTATTTGTATTACCAATTTTACACTTATTCAATATTTTTTAA
- the rseP gene encoding RIP metalloprotease RseP, whose protein sequence is MFTTIIAFIIVFGILVSVHEFGHFIVAKKCGIMVREFSIGMGPKIFAHRYNGTTYTIRILPLGGYVRMAGGYDDDESLRPGMTVALKLNDQGKVVKINTSNKNTLFNGIPLVVTDADLQKDLWIQGYENGDESQIKRYSVDHDAVVIEADGTELQIAPIDVQIQSATVWHRMATNFAGVVCNVLLAVVAYTLLSFTQGGVLNNSNQIRLADNVNVARDAGIKNNDRITKVNGNDTNNWQSLATAIAANNSGKEMNLTVERGNQTKNILLHPKVVTTDGKKGSEIGIQRSINTSFGAIMLSGFTQTYDTAKSLLASIWTMVTGHFSLNDLGGPVAIFANTSQAAQLGISGIIWFIAFLSINLAIMNLLPIPALDGGKIIMNIVEVIRRKPLSEKVEATVTFIGVAFMVILMILVTWNDIERFFIH, encoded by the coding sequence ATGTTTACAACCATAATCGCATTTATTATTGTTTTTGGAATCTTAGTTTCGGTTCATGAATTTGGGCACTTTATTGTTGCAAAAAAATGTGGCATCATGGTCCGCGAATTTTCAATTGGAATGGGGCCTAAGATATTTGCCCATCGATATAACGGAACGACATATACGATTAGAATTTTACCCCTAGGTGGCTACGTTAGAATGGCTGGTGGCTATGATGACGATGAAAGCTTACGGCCTGGGATGACGGTCGCTTTGAAATTGAATGATCAGGGTAAGGTAGTTAAAATCAACACTAGTAATAAGAATACATTATTCAATGGAATTCCATTGGTGGTCACTGATGCTGATTTACAAAAAGACCTTTGGATTCAAGGGTATGAAAACGGTGATGAATCACAAATTAAGCGATACTCAGTTGATCATGATGCAGTAGTGATTGAGGCTGACGGCACCGAATTACAGATTGCACCAATTGATGTTCAGATTCAATCAGCAACCGTATGGCATAGAATGGCAACTAATTTTGCAGGAGTTGTTTGTAACGTTTTACTAGCAGTCGTTGCTTATACGCTACTTTCATTCACGCAGGGTGGCGTATTGAATAACTCCAATCAAATTCGGTTGGCTGATAATGTCAATGTTGCTCGTGATGCTGGGATTAAAAATAATGATCGGATTACCAAGGTAAATGGAAATGATACTAATAATTGGCAATCACTAGCAACTGCAATCGCTGCAAATAATAGTGGAAAAGAAATGAACCTCACCGTTGAACGAGGAAATCAAACTAAAAACATTTTGCTACATCCAAAGGTAGTAACCACTGATGGGAAGAAGGGGTCTGAAATTGGAATTCAGCGTAGTATCAATACCAGTTTTGGTGCAATTATGCTATCTGGATTTACCCAGACCTATGATACTGCTAAATCATTGCTAGCTTCTATTTGGACCATGGTTACTGGTCACTTTTCGCTAAATGATTTAGGGGGACCAGTTGCTATTTTTGCAAATACCTCCCAGGCTGCTCAATTAGGAATTAGTGGAATTATTTGGTTTATTGCCTTTTTGTCAATTAATTTAGCAATTATGAATTTATTACCAATTCCAGCACTGGATGGTGGTAAAATTATTATGAATATTGTTGAGGTAATTCGGCGGAAACCACTCTCTGAAAAAGTTGAAGCAACGGTTACTTTTATTGGAGTTGCGTTTATGGTTATTTTAATGATTTTAGTTACATGGAATGATATAGAAAGATTCTTTATTCACTAA
- a CDS encoding proline--tRNA ligase produces the protein MKQSAILIPTLKETPNGAEALSHQMMLRAGYIRQVSAGMYAYLPLAYRVITKIEKIIRKYMDETNANEMLMPDVLPAKLWKDSGRYETYGPELFKFKNRHDTDFILGPTHEETFTELLKNSVDSYKKLPLVLYQIQSKYRDEDRPRYGLLRGREFIMKDAYSFTVDDEGLDKVYHQMEKAYCKIFDEIGLSYRMIIGDGGAMGGSDSIEFSAPAAVGEDTIVYSDNGDYAANIEMAKCAYIPSKSDEHPLELAKKATPDTKTIEKLAQFLDVKDSQIIKSVLFIADKKPVLVMVRGDHEVNDVKLKNYLDADFLDIATEEQVFQIMGAPAGYVGPINHADNVMVLADQYVKDMVNTVVGANEDGYDYVNVNPDRDFKVDDYGDFRFVQKGDLSPDGSEKLQFTKGIEIGHVFKLGTHYSKILGADILDENGRKKPIIMGSYGIGVSRLLSAVSEQQADENGLVWPTSIAPFDIHVIPVNAKKAEQMDLANDIETELTAAGYDVLNDDRKERAGVKFADSDLIGIPIRITVGKKASDGIVEIKIRKTGETLEVKQAELTNTIAILQKELN, from the coding sequence ATGAAACAATCCGCAATTTTAATTCCAACCCTAAAGGAAACGCCAAATGGGGCGGAAGCGCTTAGCCATCAAATGATGCTCAGAGCAGGTTATATCAGACAAGTCTCGGCTGGAATGTACGCTTATTTGCCACTTGCATATCGGGTCATTACTAAAATTGAAAAGATTATTCGTAAGTATATGGATGAAACCAATGCTAACGAAATGTTAATGCCAGATGTTCTTCCCGCAAAATTATGGAAGGATTCTGGAAGGTACGAAACTTACGGTCCAGAATTATTTAAATTTAAAAATCGGCATGACACTGACTTTATTTTAGGGCCTACCCATGAGGAAACATTTACTGAATTGTTGAAGAATTCAGTGGACTCATATAAAAAATTACCACTAGTGCTTTATCAAATTCAGTCTAAATATCGTGATGAGGATCGGCCTAGATATGGATTACTTCGTGGACGTGAGTTTATTATGAAAGATGCATATTCATTTACGGTAGATGATGAAGGCTTAGATAAGGTTTATCATCAAATGGAAAAGGCATATTGTAAGATTTTTGATGAAATTGGCCTAAGCTATCGAATGATTATTGGTGATGGTGGTGCGATGGGGGGATCAGATTCCATTGAATTTTCTGCACCCGCTGCCGTGGGTGAGGACACCATTGTTTATTCAGATAATGGTGATTATGCTGCAAACATTGAAATGGCAAAATGTGCATACATTCCTAGTAAGTCTGATGAACATCCACTCGAATTAGCTAAAAAAGCGACTCCTGATACTAAAACAATTGAAAAATTAGCTCAATTTTTGGATGTTAAGGATAGCCAAATTATTAAGAGCGTGCTATTTATTGCGGATAAAAAACCGGTATTAGTAATGGTTCGTGGTGATCATGAAGTTAATGATGTTAAACTTAAAAACTATCTTGATGCTGATTTCTTAGATATTGCCACCGAAGAACAGGTCTTTCAGATAATGGGGGCCCCTGCTGGATACGTTGGCCCCATTAACCATGCTGATAACGTGATGGTCTTGGCTGATCAATATGTTAAAGACATGGTCAATACGGTTGTAGGCGCAAATGAAGATGGCTATGATTATGTGAATGTTAATCCAGACCGTGACTTTAAAGTCGATGACTATGGAGACTTTAGATTTGTCCAAAAGGGTGATTTATCACCTGATGGTTCTGAAAAACTACAATTTACCAAGGGAATTGAAATTGGGCATGTCTTTAAGTTAGGGACGCATTATTCTAAAATTTTAGGTGCTGATATCCTTGATGAAAATGGTCGTAAAAAGCCCATTATAATGGGATCATATGGAATTGGGGTTAGTCGTTTGTTATCGGCTGTTTCTGAACAACAGGCGGATGAAAATGGGTTAGTATGGCCAACTTCGATTGCACCATTTGATATCCATGTCATTCCAGTTAATGCCAAGAAGGCTGAACAAATGGATTTAGCTAACGATATTGAAACCGAATTAACCGCTGCTGGTTATGACGTGTTGAATGATGATCGAAAGGAAAGAGCTGGGGTTAAGTTCGCTGATTCTGATTTAATTGGCATTCCAATTCGGATTACCGTTGGTAAAAAGGCAAGTGATGGAATTGTTGAAATTAAAATTCGTAAAACGGGTGAAACATTAGAAGTTAAGCAAGCTGAACTAACTAACACCATTGCAATTTTACAAAAAGAATTAAATTAG